From the Saccharomonospora marina XMU15 genome, the window GCGACTGCTGGACCACCTGCTCGGCGAGTTGGGGGTGGAGCGGGCCGGTGTGATCGGCTGGTGTCTCGGTGGCAGGTTCGCGATGATCCTCGGCGGCAGGGACGAGCGACTCGCCAACGTCGTCGCCTACCACCCGACGGTCCCCGGCACTCCCGCTCCCAACCACACCGTGGACGCCGTCGAGCACACGGCGAGGATCAAGGCTCCGGTGCTGATGCTGTACCCGGGGGCGGACACGCTGGTGCCGCAGCAGAGTTTCGCGCGGCTGCAGGAAGCGCTGCACTCCCGCGACAGCGGCCCCAGCCTGGTTCATGTCTATCCGCACGCCGAGCACGGGTTCAGCGACCGAAGCAGGCACGGCAACGAGGTGAACGCCACCGCGTACGCCATTTCCTGGCCGCAAGCCCTGGAATTCATGAAGGTGACCACCGCGCCCGCCACGTGAAGGGCGACGACTCGAACGCGGACGTTGCAGTCCGTTGTGACAGCGGGTGAGTTGCCGCCGTGGCGTTAGACGAGCTCACCGCGGAGGTCGGCCGTTGAGCGGACGAGCGACGCGACCGCCATGGAGTGCCCCTTCGGTGGCCACGCGATCACCGAGGTGACTTTCGGTGCGTCGACGACGGGCACCGCGACGTGTTCGGGCCATTGCCAGGCACGACTGGAGGCAGGGATGACCAGCAGTGTCTTGCCCAGCGCCACGAGCTGAGCGAGCTGCGACTGGGTGTGCACCTCCGGCCCTGGGCCGTCCGGGTAGGACCCGTCGAGCCGGGGCCATCGAGCGATCGGCAGGTCCGGCACGTCGCGGACATCGGCCAGCGTGAGCTGATCGCGTGACGCGAGCGGATGCCCGCTGGGGATGATCGCGACCTGGCCCTCGGTACAGAGGTCCTCGGTGTCGAATCCGGCGAGGTCGTCGAACGGGCGGTGCATCAGTGCCACGTCGGCGCGCCCGTCGCGGAGCAGC encodes:
- a CDS encoding dienelactone hydrolase family protein codes for the protein MAHEIETSTIKVGDLGAYLAQPLGGSKSGMLLLPMITGIGAQVREYAEDIARAGLTALTWDPWHGPSIDDTPRDRLAELMRQLDDEACLDEMRRLLDHLLGELGVERAGVIGWCLGGRFAMILGGRDERLANVVAYHPTVPGTPAPNHTVDAVEHTARIKAPVLMLYPGADTLVPQQSFARLQEALHSRDSGPSLVHVYPHAEHGFSDRSRHGNEVNATAYAISWPQALEFMKVTTAPAT
- a CDS encoding LysR family transcriptional regulator, which produces MNDLETRELRYFVAVAEELHFGRAADRLGIAQPPLSRAIRRLEQRLGVQLLVRDRRGVALTDTGRVLLREAAAALDAVAAAARRTRRAADPKQSLVLASKAGASHELLRRLLDAFASEPGAAPVEVLLCEVGEQARLLRDGRADVALMHRPFDDLAGFDTEDLCTEGQVAIIPSGHPLASRDQLTLADVRDVPDLPIARWPRLDGSYPDGPGPEVHTQSQLAQLVALGKTLLVIPASSRAWQWPEHVAVPVVDAPKVTSVIAWPPKGHSMAVASLVRSTADLRGELV